A genomic window from Gossypium hirsutum isolate 1008001.06 chromosome D10, Gossypium_hirsutum_v2.1, whole genome shotgun sequence includes:
- the LOC107913901 gene encoding probable plastidic glucose transporter 3 produces the protein MSMRGRHLDAYSMYKRGTREHGFDAFDKEQGPERSLNGVGKDIGVPSWKRSLRHVLVATLSSFLYGYHLGVVNETLESISRDLGFHGNTMAEGLVVSTCLGGAFVGSLFSGLIADGVGRRRALQLCALPMIIGASMSATAKSLWAMLLGRLFVGTGMGIGPAVAALYVTEVSPAYVRGTYGSFTQIATGLGLMGSLFIGFPAKAIEGWWRICFWASVAPAAILALFMEFSVESPHWLFKRGRAADAEAEFEKLLGGPYVKSAMAELSKSDRGDEADTFKFSELLYGHHRKVVFIGSTLFALQQLSGINAVFYFSSTVFETAGVPSESANICVGIANLLGSFVAMILMDRLGRKVLLIGSFSGMVVAMFLQITSATSLVSRSSGVYLSVGGMLLSVLAFAIGAGPVPSILLSEMFPGRVRANAVSVCMAFHWIVNFFVGLLFLRLLEQIGPLVLNSIFGAFCLLAVLFIKKNVLETKGKSLQEIEIALLPSE, from the exons ATGTCAATGCGGGGTCGACACCTCGATGCTTATTCCATGTACAAGCGCGGTACCAGAGAGCATGGATTCGATGCCTTTGATAAAGAGCAAGGTCCAG AACGTTCGCTGAATGGAGTGGGCAAGGATATTGGAGTCCCTTCTTGGAAGCGTTCACTCCGGCATGTACTCGTGGCAACATTATCTTCCTTCCTCTATGGTTATCATCTTGG AGTAGTTAATGAAACACTAGAAAGTATTTCACGTGACCTTGGTTTTCATGGGAATACCATGGCTGAAG GTCTGGTCGTAAGTACATGTTTAGGGGGTGCCTTTGTTGGATCACTGTTCAGTGGTTTGATTGCAGACGGAGTTGGGCGTCGCAGGGCACTCCAGCTATGTGCTTTGCCTATGATAATTGGGGCTTCAATGAG TGCGACAGCAAAAAGCCTTTGGGCCATGCTTCTGGGGAGGTTATTTGTAGGGACTGGAATGGGTATTGGCCCAGCTGTGGCAGCTCTTTATGTGACAGAG GTTTCTCCAGCTTATGTAAGAGGTACATATGGAAGCTTCACTCAAATTGCAACAGGCCTAGGATTGATGGGCTCTCTATTTATTGGATTCCCTGCTAAGGCAATTGAGGGTTG GTGGCGCATATGTTTCTGGGCATCTGTTGCTCCTGCTGCTATACTTGCTCTTTTTATGGAGTTTTCTGTAGAGAGTCCCCATTGGCTTTTTAAG AGAGGAAGAGCTGCTGATGCTGAAgctgagtttgaaaaacttttgggAGGACCATATGTCAAAAGTGCAATGGCTGAATTGTCAAAGTCAGACAGAGGGGATGAGGCAGATACATTCAAGTTCTCAGAGCTACTTTATGGCCATCATCGTAAAG TTGTTTTCATTGGGTCTACCCTTTTTGCTTTACAACAGCTCTCTGGTATAAATGCTGTTTTCTATTTCTCGTCAACTGTCTTTGAAACTGCTGGCGTACCTTCAGAGTCTGCAAACATATGTGTGGGAATTGCCAATTTGTTAG GATCATTTGTTGCAATGATTTTGATGGATAGACTGGGAAGGAAGGTACTTCTCATTGGAAGCTTTTCAGGCATG GTAGTGGCAATGTTTCTTCAGATAACTTCAGCTACTTCCTTAGTTTCAAGAAGTAGTGGAGTTTATCTCTCTGTTGGAGGCATGCTTTT GTCTGTCTTGGCCTTCGCTATTGGAGCTGGACCAGTCCCTAGTATCCTACTATCAGAAATGTTTCCTGGTCGGGTTAGGGCAAATGCAGTGTCAGTTTGCATGGCTTTCCATTGG ATTGTAAATTTCTTTGTCGGGCTGTTATTTTTGCGGTTACTGGAACAGATTGGACCATTAGTCCTGAATTCGATTTTCGGTGCCTTTTGTCTGCTGGCAGTACTTTTTATAAAGAAAAATGTGTTGGAAACAAAAGGAAAATCACTTCAAGAGATTGAAATTGCACTTCTTCCATCAGAATAG